GGAGCAGCGATAGCTGACCCCGCCCGGCGCCTTGTTGGTGTAGACGCCGTCCACTGCCAAATACGCGGTCGGGATGTCGTAAGACCCGGTGCAGATGTTCATAAACCCAGCCGGGAACTTGGTCGGGTCGGCACAGGCGTCAAAACCGCCGTGGTCTGCTGTCGTGTGGCACCAAAGACCTGTGATCTTACCCTCTTTGGTGGCGCTGATCTTACCTTTCATCCAGTAGTCACGGGCAAAGGCGGTGGTCATTAGGTTTTCCATACGGTCCTCGACCCATTTCACCGGAACGCCGGTGACAATCGATGCCACGACCGAGCACACATAGCCGGGGTAAGCCCCAACCTTATTGCCAAAGCCGCCGCCAATGTCGGGCGAGATCACGCGGATGTTGTGCTCTTCAATGCCCGAGATCAGGCTAACCACGGTGCGGATAGCGTGAGGCGCCTGGAACGTGCCATGCAGCGTGAGCTTGCCGTTGACCTTATCCATTGAGGCCACGCAGCCACAGGTTTCGAGCGGGCATGGGTGCGTGCGATGGTAATACACCATCTCTTCAGCGACCACGTCTGCCTCCCCCATTACCTGCTCGGTCGCGTCCTTCTCGCCGACTTCCCAGGTAAAGATGTGGTTAGGGTGTTTACGGGGGCCGTGGGCCCCATCTGGAATCGCTCCACCTTCGCCCATCAGGTCTTCGCGAAGAACCACGTCGGATTCCAAGGCTGCGTAGGGATCGGTCAAAACGGGGAGTTCTTCATACTCAACTTCGACCAGCTCCACTGCATCGGCTGCAATGTAACGGTCCTTTGCCACCACAAATGCCACTTCCTGACCTTGGAAAAGCACTTTGCCGTCAGCCAGAACCATCTGTTTGTCGCCAGCCAGCGTCGGCATCCAGTGCAGACCAAGAGGGGCGAGGTCTTCGGCCGTCAGTACAGCAATAACGCCGTCCAGCGCCAATGCGGCCTCGGCATTGATCGAAACGATTTTGGCGTGGGCATAGGGCGAACGCACGAAATCACCATGCAGCATGCCGGGCAGTTTGATGTCGTCGACATAATTGCCTTTGCCTTGGGTAAACCTGGCATCTTCAACGCGCTTGCGTTTGCAACCCATTCCTCCTAGCGCGTCGGCGCGTTCTTCGCGGGTCAGTTCCTTGTTCATTGTGCCGCCTCCTTCGCAGAGTTCATCTCGGCCGCGGCAGCGAGGATAGATTTGACGATGTTCTGATACCCGGTACAGCGGCAGAGGTTACCCGCCATGCCAAAGCGCACCTCTTCCTCGGTTGGGTTCGGGTTTTCTTCCAAAAGCTTGGATGCGCGGGTGATCATACCCGGTGTGCAGAAGCCGCATTGAAGACCGTGGTGTTCTTTGAACGCTTCCTGCAACACGTGCAGGCTGTCAGGGTTACCAAGCCCTTCGATAGTGGTGATTTCGGCACCGTCAGCTTGCGCTACAAACACGGTACAGGACTTTACCGATTTGCCGTTCATGGTCACGGTGCAAGCGCCGCAATGCGAGGTCTCACAGCCAATGTGCGGACCGGTCTTGCGCAGCCTTTCGCGCAGGGTGTGGATAAGCAGTTCGCGCGGTTCAGCCAGGAACTCTTGCTCCTCACCATTCACGGTAAGAGTGAAATGTTTCTTCTTTGACATGATCTCTCTCCTCAGGCTCTGGCCCAGGCGTTTTCGATCGCACGGCGCAGGATAATCGCCGCTGCGTGACGTTTGAATTCGATGGGACCGCGGTTGTCCTGTGTTGGATCGATGTCGTCCAACATGGCGTCCACGGCCGCTTTGATTGCCGCATCATCCACAGACGTGCCGACAAGGGCAGCACCAGCTTTTTCAGAATGAACTGGTGTATCGCTCAGATTGGTCATCGCGATGGAAGCCGAGGTGCAAGCCACACCTTCCTTAGTCAAAAGGACCGCAGCAGCCGCGGTGGCGTAGTCGCCGATTTTGCGCTTTTGCTTTTCATAGGCGTACCCGCCCTTTGGCGCATCGAACTCCACCGCTGTCAGGATCTCTTCATCCTCACGGTCAGTCATATAAGCCGCTTCGTAGAAATCGCGGGCCGCGACTTTGCGTTCACCGTCCGGGCCGACCAAGGTGAAGGTCGCGTCCAGGCACTGCATCAAGCCCGGCATGTCATTGCCCGGGTCGCCGTTGGCAACATTGCCGCCAACCGTGCCCATGTAGCGCACTTGCGGGTCAGCGATCTGCAATGAGGCCTCGCGCATGATCGGAGCTACTGCCGCCAATTGAGCGTTGTCGATGATATCGTGTTGCGTTGTCATCGCGCCAATGCGGACGCTATCCCCCTCAATGGATATGCCGCTCAAACCCTCCAAATCCTGCAAGTCGATCAGATGTGGCACTTCGGCCATGCGGAGCTTCATCATGGGTATCAGACTGTGCCCCCCTGCGAGCACGCGTGCGTCATCTCCATGCTCCACTAAAACGGACAGAGCATCCGCCAAATCCTTTGGTCTATAGTATTCAAAGGCAGCTGGAATCATTGCCTCTCCTCCCTGCAGCAACTGTTCTGGCTGCTAGAGAAGCTCGCGCGCGGTGGGGTGTTTGACCCGAGAAAACACTTTGTTTTCGCTAATTTTGCACGAAATGCGCCTCAGGACGCACGAGTTGCGCCGCCGGGGATACCGAACGTTACCCGAAGGCGGTCAGTGCTGCTTTCAGGTTCGATCGACTGACCGGTACCGGGGGAAGATCGGCTTCACCAAAGGTGCATTGTCCCTTGTCTTTGGTCCGTTCAAACCGCGAGACCTTTTTGGGGTTCACGATATAGCTGCGGTGCACGCGCAAGAAACCAGTTGGCTCCAACCGTTTAACCGCTTCAGTGATCGGCCAGACGCAAAAGTACTTTTCCGTTCGGGTGTAGACCTGCGTGTAGTGACCATCCGCCCTGACAAATACAACGTCCGGCGCGGCGATAAAGACTTTGCCTCCGTCTCTTTCACAAGGGATACGAATGGGCGAGGTCTGGTCTGGTGAAGGCTCATCGTGGGCGACGTCCATCGTCGAGATCTTTGTAGCTTGCGTAGGCACAAGATAAGTTGTGCCGACCCACAAGAATGCGCCGAAGATTATAA
The genomic region above belongs to Ruegeria sp. HKCCD4315 and contains:
- a CDS encoding xanthine dehydrogenase family protein subunit M, encoding MIPAAFEYYRPKDLADALSVLVEHGDDARVLAGGHSLIPMMKLRMAEVPHLIDLQDLEGLSGISIEGDSVRIGAMTTQHDIIDNAQLAAVAPIMREASLQIADPQVRYMGTVGGNVANGDPGNDMPGLMQCLDATFTLVGPDGERKVAARDFYEAAYMTDREDEEILTAVEFDAPKGGYAYEKQKRKIGDYATAAAAVLLTKEGVACTSASIAMTNLSDTPVHSEKAGAALVGTSVDDAAIKAAVDAMLDDIDPTQDNRGPIEFKRHAAAIILRRAIENAWARA
- a CDS encoding (2Fe-2S)-binding protein — protein: MSKKKHFTLTVNGEEQEFLAEPRELLIHTLRERLRKTGPHIGCETSHCGACTVTMNGKSVKSCTVFVAQADGAEITTIEGLGNPDSLHVLQEAFKEHHGLQCGFCTPGMITRASKLLEENPNPTEEEVRFGMAGNLCRCTGYQNIVKSILAAAAEMNSAKEAAQ